The Salmo trutta chromosome 6, fSalTru1.1, whole genome shotgun sequence genome has a window encoding:
- the LOC115196041 gene encoding E3 ubiquitin-protein ligase MARCH7 encodes MDSKPRRLPFTVSSTTSSYSSSSSPSSLGSSRLYGRSSVLNSDRFTRATPLKPDLEHQSSRFLSSTRDYSSSDSRHSSWKSPLTTSSVSYDRSWAESSLSSRSKLTDSETRLGTYSGLLSNPTDDGDTKRAKLSYTNRAAFTTSPSVTGSSYSSSVLRDSDSSSWKSYRPLSRSSSSSSSSSSSSSSEPLWSRRELEKRSEGRSLSSVADNTSYRSSGLTSSLYRPDRVTSTYAQGARPKETLYSSSSSSRESSSLSRHLSSTYQRSPLARDSTTTTSRATGRSLTTSTLRTAKEPTESPEPTLGVSVSSRPSWYTTPSARREARDSSPPPSVPTSTPRTTPEGGEASDGRRSTRRLLSRLFSRRSSQDSCGSSSGSASRSFDSTEDGPVSGGEGHAPVATSEESVRPVSVEPVPRGSDAAQAFAFLRRRRQGLSPVQECQAQRAPEPQPGLEAWRGGSTGGGVGSSTSGSSWLSSSIRTRCTPLFSRRRREGRDESARLASGADEDYRGTQFPLGSRDRPEAKADEDEEDDEGEGAVAAAASGAMGASATLQEELRDMAGSSQRLARFMSSPLFRVHDNVMIAVDMTGAARSQPEGQEKPTSSRDPERLRKIQESLLLEDTDEEEGDLCRICQMGEESPSNNLIEPCRCTGSLQYVHQDCIKKWLRSKISSGTNLDAITTCELCKEKLHLNIENFDINELHRTHERSEYEFISCGLYLVVLLHLCEQRFSDVLGAANDAGFFNLARTLHEHMDNLESSYGESDEEVVDTRPSIDFCDLDEDLEEDYN; translated from the exons AGCTCTCGGTTCCTCAGCTCGACCAGGGACTACAGTAGTTCTGACAGCCGCCACTCCAGCTGGAAATCCCCTCTGACTACCTCCTCTGTCTCCTACGATCGCTCCTGGGCCGAGTCCTCACTGAGCAGCCGCAGCAAGCTG ACTGATTCAGAGACAAGACTGGGGACGTACTCAGGACTTCTCAGCAACCCAACTGATGATGGGGATACCAAACGAGCCAAACTGTCTTATACCAACAGAGCTGCATTTACAACAAGCCCCTCTGTGACTGGCTCCTCCTACTCCAGCAGTGTCCTCAGAGACTCAG ATTCGTCGTCGTGGAAGTCGTACCGGCCTCTGTCCAGGTCGtcgtcctcctcttcttcttcctcctcctcttcctcctcagagcCCCTGTGGTCCAGAAGGGAGCTGGAGAAGAGGAGCGAGGGGAGGAGTCTGTCCAGTGTGGCTGATAACACCAGCTATCGGAGCTCCGGACTCACCTCATCCCTTT aCCGGCCCGACCGTGTGACCTCCACCTATGCCCAGGGGGCCCGGCCCAAGGAgaccctctactcctcctcttcctctagcaGGGAGAGCAGCTCCCTCAGCCGCCACCTCTCGTCCACCTACCAGCGCTCCCCACTGGCCCGggactccaccaccaccacctcccggGCCACCGGCCGCTCCCTGACCACCTCCACCCTCCGCACTGCCAAGGAGCCCACTGAGAGCCCAGAGCCCACTCTAGGAGTCTCCGTCTCCTCTCGCCCCTCTTGGTACACAACCCCCTCAGCAAGACGGGAGGCCCGGGACTCCAGCCCCCCTCCCTCCGTGCCAACCTCCACCCCCAGGACAACCCCGGAGGGTGGCGAGGCATCCGATGGACGTCGCTCCACCCGCCGCCTCCTCTCCCGCCTCTTCTCTCGGCGCTCCAGCCAGGACTCCTGCGGCTCCAGCTCTGGCTCCGCCTCCCGTTCCTTTGACTCGACCGAGGACGGCCCTGTTTCTGGAGGAGAAGGCCACGCGCCCGTGGCTACCAGCGAGGAGAGCGTCCGACCTGTAAGCGTTGAGCCCGTTCCCAGAGGCTCTGACGCGGCCCAGGCCTTTGCCTTCCTGAGGCGTCGCAGACAGGGCCTGTCCCCGGTCCAGGAGTGCCAGGCCCAGCGTGCCCCGGAGCCCCAGCCTGGCCTGGAGGCCTGGAGAGGGGGCAGCACCGGTGGTGGTGTTGGAAGTAGTACTTCAGGTTCCTCCTGGCTGTCATCTTCCATCCGGACCCGCtgcactcctctcttctctcgcCGTAGAAGAGAAGGACGGGACGAAAGCGCTCGCCTGGCGTCCGGTGCCGATGAGGATTACCGTGGTACCCAGTTCCCCCTCGGGAGTAGAGACCGCCCCGAGGCCAAGGCGGACGAAGACGAGGAGGACGACGAAGGGGAAGGAGCGGTGGCGGCGGCAGCCTCGGGGGCGATGGGTGCTAGTGCCACCCTACAGGAGGAGTTGAGAGACATGGCGGGGAGTAGTCAGCGTTTGGCGAGGTTCATGAGCAGCCCGTTGTTCCGTGTCCACGACAACGTCATGATCGCTGTGGACATGACGGGCGCTGCCAGGAGCCAACCGGAGGGCCAGGAGAAGCCCACCTCCTCCAGAGACCCTGAGAGACTGAGGAAGAtccaggagag CCTGCTGTTGGAGGACACTGACGAGGAGGAAGGGGACCTGTGTCGTATTTGCCAAATGGGTGAGGAGTCTCCCTCCAACAATCTGATCGAACCCTGCCGCTGCACAGGCAGCCTGCAGTATGTTCACCAGGACTGCATCAAGAAGTGGCTGCGTTCCAAAATCAGCTCTG GAACTAATCTGGATGCCATCACCACGTGTGAGCTGTGCAAAGAAAAGCTGCACCTGAACATTGAGAACTTTGACATCAACGAGCTACACAGGACACATGAGCGG TCTGAGTATGAGTTCATCAGTTGTGGCCTTTACCTGGTGGTGTTGCTTCACCTGTGTGAGCAGAGGTTCTCTGATGTGCTAGGAGCTGCCAACGACGCCGGG TTTTTCAACCTGGCGAGGACCCTTCATGAACACATGGACAATCTTGAAA GCTCTTATGGGGAGTCGGATGAAGAGGTGGTTGATACCCGGCCGTCAATCGATTTCTGTGACCTCGATGAAGACCTGGAAGAGGATTACAAttga